A stretch of Terriglobia bacterium DNA encodes these proteins:
- a CDS encoding Nramp family divalent metal transporter, translating to MKRWLKRWRIRILLILAVVGPGFITANVDNDAGGILTYSQAGAQFGYSLLWTMIPTTIALIVVQEMASRMGAVTGKGLSDLIREEFGFRITFFMMVALIVINFGNILSEFAGIASSLELFHASKYITVPVCAAFVWLIVVKGSYKSVEKVFLMASFFYIAYIFAGVLSKPHWAEAMVRTVTPPPRHNVWSDPTYLYMTIGVIGTTIAPWMQFYLQASIVEKGITVRQYRTSRLDVILGCVFAVVVAWFIVLACAASLHVHGVRNIETAAQAAIALRPLAGRYAYLLFAAGLFNASLFAASILPISTAYSVCEGLGFESGVGKKFREAPVFYWLYTALIAAGAGVILVPNFPYIKVILFSQVLNGIALPFVLVFMVMLINKRELMGEHVNSRFYNVVAWATTAVLIALTVAWFVTLGKG from the coding sequence ATGAAACGGTGGCTGAAACGGTGGCGAATTCGCATCCTGCTCATTCTGGCGGTAGTGGGGCCGGGATTCATCACGGCGAACGTGGACAACGACGCCGGCGGCATCCTGACCTACTCGCAAGCCGGGGCGCAGTTCGGCTACTCACTGCTGTGGACGATGATTCCCACCACCATCGCGCTGATCGTGGTGCAGGAAATGGCATCACGCATGGGCGCGGTCACCGGCAAGGGACTCAGCGACCTGATCCGCGAGGAGTTCGGCTTCCGCATCACCTTCTTCATGATGGTGGCGCTGATCGTCATCAACTTCGGCAACATCCTCAGCGAATTTGCCGGTATCGCCAGCAGCCTGGAGCTGTTTCACGCCAGCAAGTACATCACCGTACCGGTGTGCGCGGCCTTCGTGTGGCTGATCGTGGTGAAGGGCAGTTACAAGAGCGTTGAGAAGGTATTCCTGATGGCGTCCTTCTTCTACATCGCTTACATTTTCGCGGGCGTGCTGTCGAAGCCCCACTGGGCGGAAGCCATGGTGAGGACGGTAACCCCGCCGCCGCGCCACAACGTGTGGTCGGATCCGACGTACTTATACATGACCATCGGCGTAATTGGCACTACCATTGCGCCTTGGATGCAGTTCTACCTGCAAGCATCAATCGTGGAAAAGGGGATTACCGTGCGGCAGTACCGCACCTCGCGACTGGACGTGATCCTGGGGTGCGTATTCGCGGTGGTGGTGGCCTGGTTCATCGTGCTGGCATGCGCCGCGAGCTTGCATGTGCACGGCGTGCGTAACATCGAGACCGCCGCCCAGGCCGCCATTGCGCTCCGCCCCCTGGCCGGCCGGTATGCATACCTGTTGTTTGCCGCCGGGCTGTTCAATGCCTCGCTGTTCGCGGCTTCCATCCTGCCGATTTCAACCGCGTACTCGGTGTGCGAGGGTCTGGGCTTCGAGTCGGGGGTGGGGAAGAAGTTCCGCGAAGCGCCGGTCTTCTACTGGCTGTACACGGCGCTGATCGCGGCCGGGGCGGGCGTGATCCTGGTCCCGAATTTCCCCTACATCAAGGTGATCCTGTTTTCGCAGGTGCTGAACGGCATCGCGCTGCCGTTTGTGCTGGTGTTCATGGTCATGCTCATCAACAAGCGCGAACTCATGGGCGAGCACGTCAATTCGCGCTTTTACAACGTGGTCGCGTGGGCCACCACCGCCGTATTAATCGCGCTGACGGTCGCCTGGTTCGTCACCCTTGGCAAGGGCTAG
- a CDS encoding porin family protein — translation MRKTSKTAILISIVSMLLAVPAVAQKIELAVGAGGYFPVNLTGVGNAAAIEGSVAYRIASVPLLSAYVEVPVVGTLNSHVTTFGLTSSASYSALFVAPGLRVKFAPGFFVSPWVAVGGGLAHFSANSGLRQLGASDTTNTNVFDYGGGLDVKIAPYLSVRGEVRDFYSGGLGFNLGNFDQRQHNIVTTGGLVFRF, via the coding sequence GTGCGCAAAACCAGCAAGACAGCCATCCTGATTTCGATTGTCAGCATGCTCCTGGCCGTGCCCGCTGTGGCGCAAAAGATTGAATTGGCCGTTGGCGCCGGCGGATACTTCCCCGTCAACCTCACCGGCGTCGGCAATGCTGCGGCGATCGAGGGCAGCGTGGCCTATCGCATCGCTTCCGTCCCGCTGCTGTCCGCCTATGTCGAGGTGCCGGTGGTGGGAACACTAAACTCTCACGTCACGACGTTCGGTCTGACATCGTCGGCGAGTTACTCGGCGCTGTTTGTCGCGCCCGGGCTGCGGGTGAAGTTCGCGCCCGGATTTTTCGTCTCGCCGTGGGTTGCCGTGGGCGGCGGCTTGGCTCACTTCAGCGCCAACTCCGGGCTGCGGCAGCTAGGCGCTTCCGACACCACCAACACGAACGTCTTTGACTACGGAGGTGGCCTTGACGTAAAAATCGCGCCCTACCTCAGCGTCCGCGGCGAAGTGCGCGACTTCTACTCCGGCGGCCTCGGCTTCAACCTCGGCAATTTTGACCAGCGCCAGCACAACATCGTGACCACCGGCGGGCTGGTGTTTCGGTTTTAG
- a CDS encoding helix-turn-helix transcriptional regulator has protein sequence MAILVKLDDLLHERRMTLTELAERIDITLANLSILKTGKARAIRFSTLEAICDVLACQPGDLLEFRPDSGAPERRPSVSRDEIGDLK, from the coding sequence ATGGCCATTCTGGTCAAGCTCGACGACCTGCTGCACGAGCGGCGCATGACGCTGACCGAGCTCGCCGAGCGCATCGACATCACGCTCGCCAACCTGTCGATCCTGAAGACTGGCAAGGCGCGGGCGATCCGCTTCTCGACGCTCGAGGCAATCTGCGACGTGCTCGCCTGCCAACCGGGCGACCTCCTCGAATTTCGACCCGATTCGGGCGCGCCGGAGAGGCGCCCGTCCGTGTCGCGTGATGAGATTGGAGATTTGAAATGA
- a CDS encoding DUF2975 domain-containing protein: MALRTTCVTLRILIVLNWIFGTLIFALLAISFQAEEWTWRALGAGAVAGHEGIVAGMRSIMVIGIAGIPLAYVVLSRLLRIVESVRTGEPFTKDNAGRLRTIAWALLGLELLHIGVVAIASAVSTKEVPLRINGNFQLTGWLAILLLFVLAQVFLEGTRMREDLEGTV, translated from the coding sequence ATGGCGCTACGCACGACCTGCGTCACCTTGCGTATCCTGATCGTCCTCAACTGGATTTTCGGAACCCTGATCTTCGCGCTGCTGGCGATCAGCTTCCAGGCTGAGGAATGGACCTGGCGAGCGCTCGGCGCCGGTGCGGTCGCCGGTCACGAGGGCATCGTCGCCGGGATGCGCTCAATCATGGTGATCGGCATCGCGGGCATCCCCCTCGCCTATGTCGTGTTAAGCCGGCTGCTCAGGATCGTCGAATCGGTGCGCACGGGCGAGCCGTTCACCAAGGACAACGCTGGGCGGCTGCGGACCATCGCCTGGGCGCTGCTCGGCCTCGAGCTGCTCCACATCGGCGTCGTCGCGATTGCGTCCGCGGTCTCGACCAAAGAAGTGCCGCTGCGGATCAACGGCAATTTCCAACTCACCGGTTGGCTAGCCATCCTCCTGCTGTTCGTGCTCGCGCAGGTGTTCCTCGAAGGGACGCGCATGCGCGAGGATCTCGAGGGCACCGTCTGA
- a CDS encoding Cof-type HAD-IIB family hydrolase, with protein MKPPIRLLAIDIDGTLLDPQFQISEANLRSLRRAHAAGVEVVLVTGRRHMFALPIAQALGFDLWLISSNGAVTKSTQGEHFFTDKLPAASARKLIRHMNEFRSNAVLTFDREDRGSLVVERTAELHGSISRWMEKNEAYIERVVPLEDALVADPIQIMYCGTIARMVEAQARLAAAGMSQEITVLKTEYVARDLTILDVLNQGCSKGHALERWTRHRGIVRNQVMAIGDNYNDVEMLEFSGVPVIMGNACPELKRFGWRVTASNEQNGVAVAVEQVLGVGAGAIGKQ; from the coding sequence GTGAAGCCGCCCATCCGACTGCTGGCCATCGATATCGACGGTACCCTGCTCGATCCTCAGTTCCAGATTTCCGAGGCAAACCTGAGGTCTCTTCGCCGCGCCCACGCTGCCGGCGTCGAAGTCGTGCTGGTCACCGGCCGCCGCCACATGTTTGCCCTGCCCATCGCGCAGGCGCTGGGATTCGACCTCTGGCTGATCAGCTCCAATGGCGCGGTCACCAAGTCCACGCAGGGCGAGCACTTCTTCACCGACAAGCTGCCCGCCGCCAGTGCGCGCAAGCTGATCCGCCACATGAACGAGTTTCGCAGCAACGCCGTCCTCACCTTCGATCGCGAAGACCGGGGCTCGCTGGTGGTGGAACGCACCGCCGAACTACACGGCTCCATCAGCCGCTGGATGGAAAAGAACGAAGCCTATATCGAGCGCGTCGTACCGCTGGAGGACGCGCTGGTTGCCGATCCCATCCAGATCATGTACTGCGGTACCATCGCCCGCATGGTGGAGGCGCAGGCGCGCCTCGCCGCCGCTGGGATGTCCCAAGAAATCACGGTCTTAAAAACGGAATATGTCGCCCGCGATCTCACCATCCTGGACGTCCTCAATCAGGGCTGCTCCAAAGGCCATGCCCTGGAGCGCTGGACGCGCCATCGCGGTATCGTTCGTAACCAGGTCATGGCCATCGGTGACAACTACAACGACGTGGAAATGCTTGAGTTCTCGGGAGTACCCGTTATTATGGGAAACGCCTGTCCAGAATTAAAGCGGTTCGGCTGGAGGGTGACCGCATCCAACGAGCAGAACGGTGTCGCCGTCGCGGTGGAGCAGGTGTTGGGTGTGGGCGCGGGAGCAATCGGTAAGCAATGA
- a CDS encoding lytic transglycosylase domain-containing protein has translation MAESLSPVSLPAATASTPGIVYVATLRNGFSMRFDHRQIMQETSRLFTDAGDDSFIDVATADIVSLSQEQLPLPPPPAAAPTPPAVRDLKSVVAAASDKHLLDADLIDSVIRAESGFNPKAVSPKGARGLMQLMPDTAAKLGVKDSFDSQANVDGGTRYLRELLARYDNDLAKALAAYNAGPQRVEQYHGVPPYHETRAYVASVIRDFNRKKLAARKAQPNAHKTKAKKTTPAQPAQTAVKPAVAPAPGS, from the coding sequence ATGGCGGAATCGCTTTCACCCGTGTCGCTGCCGGCGGCCACCGCGTCCACGCCCGGCATCGTATACGTGGCCACCCTGCGCAACGGCTTCAGCATGCGCTTCGATCACCGCCAGATCATGCAGGAAACCTCGCGGCTGTTTACTGACGCAGGGGACGACAGTTTCATTGACGTTGCCACCGCGGACATTGTTTCTCTCTCGCAAGAGCAACTGCCACTGCCGCCGCCACCCGCCGCGGCGCCCACGCCGCCCGCCGTCAGGGACCTGAAGTCGGTCGTCGCCGCCGCCAGCGACAAGCACCTGTTGGACGCCGACCTGATTGACAGCGTCATCCGCGCCGAGAGCGGCTTCAATCCCAAGGCCGTTTCTCCCAAGGGAGCGCGCGGCCTGATGCAGCTTATGCCGGACACCGCCGCCAAACTGGGCGTGAAAGACTCTTTTGATTCCCAGGCCAACGTGGACGGGGGCACGCGTTATCTGCGCGAGTTGCTGGCACGCTACGACAACGATCTCGCCAAGGCGCTAGCCGCCTATAACGCCGGGCCACAACGCGTCGAGCAGTACCATGGGGTCCCGCCCTATCACGAAACGCGCGCCTACGTGGCCAGCGTCATCCGCGATTTCAATCGCAAGAAGCTGGCGGCGCGCAAGGCCCAACCGAATGCTCATAAGACCAAAGCCAAGAAGACGACTCCCGCCCAGCCGGCTCAGACCGCCGTTAAGCCCGCCGTCGCGCCTGCTCCGGGCTCCTGA
- a CDS encoding flippase-like domain-containing protein, translating to MNTKRVLTSAVVIVVLAVLVYFQIQHWRTFDWARFRAETSGIGKLHIFFAIALIYSTYYLRAVRWRVFLKPICNAPVSRLIAPTFIGFTGLALLGRPGEFVRPYLISKKENVSLSSQIGVWTVERIFDVGAFAVLMAINVFVPSSIQSNPYIPRFREAALLLLSLVAAVSGLCYLIRTQGPRVAAFLHRTVSPFSRKLAEHLEEKTRAFGIGLNTIQDRLSFLQLTALSLAIWFIIALAYREVAHAYPPEPGWRQAKITGQKPEPRSVDAETAKMADNPLFAGQPLDDTTLADLRSALEPKGFRIERHDRPHDHGLWLYKGNHLVKRIGDRPHLADLDVGHTLLLMGFSMVGSVVQLPAVGGGSQLAVISALQVIYGIPPELAVSCGILLWLVTFMAVIPVGLVLAHREHLSLRKISHEAHDQKALEHRAPGFGLQAPGETRKL from the coding sequence ATGAATACGAAGCGAGTCCTCACTAGCGCCGTCGTCATTGTCGTGCTTGCAGTACTGGTGTATTTCCAAATCCAGCACTGGCGAACTTTCGACTGGGCTCGCTTCCGCGCCGAGACGAGCGGCATCGGCAAGCTCCACATCTTTTTCGCCATCGCACTGATCTACTCCACCTACTACCTGCGGGCGGTGCGCTGGAGAGTTTTTCTCAAGCCGATCTGTAACGCGCCTGTTTCCCGGCTCATTGCGCCCACTTTCATCGGCTTTACCGGGCTGGCATTACTGGGCCGGCCGGGTGAGTTCGTCCGGCCTTACCTGATCTCCAAGAAGGAGAACGTGTCGCTGTCCTCGCAGATCGGCGTCTGGACGGTGGAGCGCATTTTCGACGTCGGCGCCTTTGCCGTCCTGATGGCGATCAATGTTTTTGTGCCCAGCAGCATTCAGTCCAACCCGTATATTCCAAGATTCCGCGAAGCCGCATTGCTGCTGCTTTCGCTGGTGGCCGCGGTGTCGGGATTGTGCTACCTGATCCGCACCCAAGGGCCGCGCGTCGCCGCCTTCCTCCACCGCACCGTGAGCCCCTTTTCGCGGAAGCTGGCCGAGCATCTGGAGGAGAAAACGCGCGCCTTCGGCATCGGCCTGAACACCATCCAGGATCGCCTCTCGTTTCTCCAGCTCACCGCGCTGTCGTTGGCGATCTGGTTCATCATCGCGCTCGCCTACCGCGAGGTGGCGCACGCCTACCCGCCGGAACCCGGTTGGCGCCAGGCCAAGATTACCGGTCAAAAACCGGAGCCGCGTTCGGTGGACGCGGAGACCGCGAAGATGGCGGACAATCCCCTCTTCGCCGGCCAGCCGCTGGACGACACGACGCTCGCGGATCTACGCAGCGCGCTTGAACCCAAGGGCTTTCGCATCGAACGCCACGACCGTCCCCACGACCACGGCCTGTGGCTGTACAAGGGCAATCACTTGGTCAAGCGCATTGGCGACCGGCCTCATCTGGCCGACCTCGATGTCGGTCACACCTTGCTGCTGATGGGCTTCAGCATGGTCGGCTCGGTCGTGCAGTTACCCGCCGTGGGCGGCGGCAGTCAGCTTGCCGTGATCAGCGCCCTGCAGGTCATTTACGGCATCCCGCCCGAACTCGCCGTCAGTTGCGGCATCCTGCTCTGGCTGGTGACCTTCATGGCCGTCATTCCCGTCGGACTTGTCTTGGCCCATCGCGAGCACCTTTCGCTGCGCAAGATTTCCCATGAAGCGCACGATCAGAAAGCGCTCGAACATCGGGCTCCAGGCTTCGGGCTTCAGGCTCCCGGCGAGACCCGCAAACTCTAG
- the nrdR gene encoding transcriptional regulator NrdR has product MKCPFCGFENDRVVDSRESKEGESIRRRRECLKCEKRFTTYERIDEIPYMVVKKDGRREKFDRQKVLNGLLRACEKRPIPIGKLEQIVNEAEDFVINSPERERKTSEIGELIMNRLRRHDKVAYVRFASVYLDFKDVQEFMLELKELLKAKDMVEPVKAKTTGAKTQ; this is encoded by the coding sequence ATGAAGTGTCCGTTCTGCGGTTTTGAAAACGACCGGGTGGTCGACTCGCGGGAGAGCAAGGAGGGCGAATCCATCCGCCGCCGCCGCGAGTGCCTGAAGTGCGAGAAGCGCTTCACCACCTACGAGCGCATCGACGAAATTCCCTACATGGTGGTCAAGAAGGACGGCCGGCGCGAAAAATTCGATCGCCAGAAAGTTCTCAACGGGCTGCTGCGCGCTTGCGAAAAGCGGCCCATTCCCATCGGCAAGCTGGAACAGATCGTCAACGAAGCCGAAGACTTCGTTATCAACTCCCCGGAACGCGAGCGCAAGACCAGCGAGATCGGCGAACTGATCATGAATCGCCTGCGCCGCCACGACAAAGTCGCCTACGTGCGCTTCGCCTCGGTTTACCTGGATTTCAAGGACGTGCAGGAGTTCATGCTGGAGTTGAAGGAGCTGCTGAAAGCAAAAGATATGGTGGAACCGGTGAAGGCGAAAACTACAGGAGCGAAAACGCAGTAG
- a CDS encoding isocitrate dehydrogenase (NAD(+)), whose amino-acid sequence MTHTVTLIPGDGIGPEITDAVVRILEATGVRFQWERQAAGADAYEKYQEYLPQALIDSFERTKVALKGPITTPIGGGFSSINVALRKRFELYANFRPIRNLPHIPTRYPDVDLIIIRENTEGLYSGIEHEVVPGVVESLKIITEKACTRISRFAFEYARKNQRKRIHCIHKANIMKLSDGLFLRCARNISHEYPEITYGEHIVDNTCMQLVTNPYQYDILLLENLYGDIISDLCAAFVGGLGVVPGANFGEGCAIFEAVHGSAPDIAGRGIANPTALLRSGILMLRHLGESEAAWRIRNAIEKVYRDKTKRTRDVGGSATTSQFADAIIEAMEAQPKSAEAEPVIRQA is encoded by the coding sequence ATGACCCACACTGTCACCCTCATTCCCGGCGACGGCATCGGCCCCGAAATCACCGACGCCGTGGTGCGCATCCTCGAGGCCACCGGGGTGAGGTTCCAATGGGAGCGCCAGGCAGCCGGCGCCGATGCCTACGAGAAATACCAGGAATATCTGCCCCAGGCGCTGATCGACTCCTTCGAGCGCACTAAGGTCGCGCTCAAAGGCCCCATCACCACGCCCATCGGCGGTGGGTTCTCCAGCATCAACGTCGCCTTGCGCAAGCGCTTTGAGCTGTACGCGAACTTCCGCCCCATCCGCAATCTTCCGCACATCCCCACGCGCTATCCCGACGTAGACCTGATCATCATCCGCGAGAACACCGAGGGCCTGTATTCCGGCATCGAGCACGAAGTCGTGCCCGGCGTGGTCGAGAGCCTGAAGATCATCACCGAGAAGGCGTGCACGCGTATCTCCCGCTTCGCCTTCGAGTACGCCCGCAAGAACCAGCGCAAGCGCATCCACTGCATCCACAAGGCCAACATCATGAAGCTCTCCGACGGCCTGTTCCTGCGCTGCGCGCGCAACATTTCTCACGAATATCCGGAGATCACCTACGGCGAGCACATCGTCGACAACACCTGCATGCAACTGGTCACCAATCCGTATCAGTACGACATCTTGTTGCTGGAAAACCTGTACGGCGACATCATCAGCGACCTCTGCGCCGCCTTCGTCGGCGGCCTGGGCGTCGTTCCCGGCGCCAATTTCGGCGAGGGCTGCGCCATTTTTGAAGCGGTGCATGGCTCCGCTCCCGACATTGCCGGCCGCGGCATCGCCAATCCCACCGCCCTGCTGCGCTCCGGGATTCTCATGCTTCGCCACCTCGGCGAATCCGAGGCGGCGTGGCGAATCCGCAATGCGATCGAGAAAGTCTATCGCGACAAGACCAAGCGCACCCGCGACGTGGGCGGCAGCGCCACCACTTCCCAGTTCGCCGATGCCATCATCGAGGCCATGGAAGCCCAGCCGAAATCGGCGGAGGCGGAACCGGTGATTCGCCAAGCGTGA
- the hemH gene encoding ferrochelatase, with the protein MARTSRRVGVVLFQLGGPDSIEAIEPFLYNLFCDPDIIDFPFASLGRKALAKLISTTRARKVAHHYKAIGGASPIRRHTERQAGALERRLRAEGLDARCFVAMRYWHPFTEEAVAALDASACDHVVLLPLYPQYSKTTTGSSLNEWNRKFSAAGRQVSCIHDFYRNGLYLDALADRVDEALSRFPDPNDVVLVFSAHSVPVAVVEQGDPYQRQIEETATLLMRRGGWLNCHRLCYQSKVGASKWLQPSLRSTIRELGAAGIKDVCVVPISFVSDHVETLGEIDHEGRALATQAGITRFEMTEGLNVSLEFIGALAQLVIACVEPARKEPAFASQAMRVVAKG; encoded by the coding sequence ATGGCGCGAACCAGTCGTCGCGTGGGTGTGGTTCTGTTCCAGCTTGGCGGCCCGGATTCCATCGAGGCCATTGAGCCGTTTCTCTACAACCTATTTTGCGACCCCGACATCATCGACTTTCCCTTCGCCAGCCTTGGCCGCAAGGCGCTCGCCAAGCTAATCTCGACCACGCGCGCCCGCAAAGTCGCGCACCACTACAAGGCGATCGGCGGCGCGTCGCCCATTCGTCGCCACACCGAGCGCCAGGCGGGAGCGCTGGAAAGGCGGCTCCGCGCCGAAGGTCTTGACGCCCGCTGTTTTGTCGCCATGCGATATTGGCATCCCTTCACCGAGGAAGCCGTCGCCGCCCTCGACGCCTCGGCTTGCGACCATGTCGTGCTGCTCCCGCTTTACCCGCAGTACTCCAAAACCACCACCGGCAGCAGCCTCAACGAATGGAACCGCAAATTCTCTGCAGCCGGACGCCAGGTCTCCTGCATCCATGACTTCTATCGCAACGGGCTTTACCTCGATGCCCTTGCCGATCGCGTAGACGAAGCTCTCTCTCGCTTCCCTGACCCCAACGATGTCGTGCTCGTGTTCAGCGCGCACAGCGTTCCGGTGGCGGTGGTCGAGCAAGGCGATCCCTACCAGCGGCAGATCGAGGAAACGGCCACGCTGCTCATGCGGCGCGGCGGGTGGCTCAATTGCCATCGGCTCTGTTATCAGAGCAAAGTCGGCGCCAGCAAGTGGCTGCAGCCATCCTTGCGCTCGACCATCCGCGAACTGGGCGCCGCCGGCATCAAGGACGTCTGCGTGGTGCCCATTTCTTTTGTCTCGGACCACGTCGAGACCCTGGGCGAGATTGATCATGAAGGCCGCGCGTTGGCCACGCAGGCCGGCATCACGCGCTTCGAGATGACCGAGGGCCTCAACGTTTCCCTGGAATTCATCGGCGCGCTGGCCCAATTGGTCATCGCCTGCGTCGAGCCGGCAAGAAAGGAGCCCGCGTTCGCCTCCCAGGCCATGCGGGTGGTGGCCAAGGGGTGA
- a CDS encoding Rieske 2Fe-2S domain-containing protein, with the protein MVDEGSKAVAGGELGRLPAWPRKPLNNSVIAAEQAYRKRAGLQLISDEDIEALKAGQPMSWEGGEVAAPAAPTPSVPAAAAPAPPPAPAAASATPSPAAAEMMKSGFKWSKSSLAAEQARRKRNNLPPLTDADLALLLGEVPPPAALPAAAAAAPASARPAAAPAARPAAAMSAVSQVARTGSAVKYVGTPAVGTSKAAAAGGVSSAGRIGTEIDAKRRRLVWTGVVAFLATWLLAFFRFFLPRTLFEPSTVFKIGYPSDFGLGVDTKLQQRYRIWVDRIPGRLFVIYAKCTHLGCTPDWKPSENKFKCPCHGSGYDSEGINFEGPAPRPMDRAHVEVAPDGQVLVDVGRLYQWPKGQASHFDDPGAFLSV; encoded by the coding sequence ATGGTTGATGAGGGATCCAAGGCTGTGGCCGGCGGCGAGTTGGGCCGGCTTCCGGCCTGGCCGCGCAAACCGCTCAATAACTCCGTGATCGCGGCCGAACAGGCGTACCGCAAGCGTGCCGGCCTGCAGTTGATCAGCGACGAGGACATTGAAGCTCTTAAGGCGGGTCAGCCCATGTCGTGGGAAGGCGGTGAAGTCGCCGCACCAGCCGCCCCGACACCGTCCGTCCCAGCCGCCGCCGCACCCGCTCCACCGCCGGCTCCCGCTGCAGCTTCCGCCACTCCCAGCCCCGCCGCCGCTGAAATGATGAAGAGCGGCTTCAAGTGGAGCAAGTCCTCCCTCGCCGCCGAGCAGGCGCGCCGCAAACGCAACAATCTTCCGCCGCTCACCGATGCCGACCTTGCCCTGCTGCTGGGCGAAGTTCCGCCCCCGGCTGCGCTCCCTGCCGCTGCTGCTGCGGCGCCCGCGTCCGCCAGGCCCGCGGCTGCCCCTGCCGCAAGGCCCGCTGCGGCCATGTCCGCCGTATCTCAGGTGGCGCGCACCGGTTCCGCGGTGAAGTACGTCGGCACGCCTGCGGTTGGCACGTCGAAAGCCGCCGCCGCCGGTGGCGTCAGCAGCGCCGGAAGAATCGGCACCGAGATTGACGCCAAGCGCCGACGTCTGGTCTGGACCGGAGTGGTCGCATTTCTCGCAACATGGTTGTTGGCGTTCTTCCGCTTTTTCCTGCCACGCACGCTGTTTGAGCCGAGCACGGTTTTCAAAATCGGATATCCATCCGACTTCGGTCTCGGCGTGGACACCAAGCTCCAGCAGCGATACCGCATCTGGGTGGACCGCATTCCCGGACGCCTGTTTGTGATTTACGCCAAGTGCACGCACCTGGGCTGCACACCCGACTGGAAGCCCAGCGAAAACAAATTCAAGTGCCCCTGCCACGGCAGCGGCTACGACAGCGAGGGAATCAACTTCGAAGGTCCGGCGCCGCGCCCTATGGACCGCGCCCACGTCGAGGTCGCTCCCGACGGCCAGGTCCTGGTGGACGTCGGGCGCCTGTATCAATGGCCCAAGGGCCAAGCTAGTCATTTTGACGATCCGGGAGCGTTCCTCTCGGTGTAG
- a CDS encoding cytochrome b N-terminal domain-containing protein yields the protein MPGKVKEQIESVKDPTKTQVYTSIFRHKHDETPRNRALGVLSNVFLHLHPAKINRDSVRYPYTWGMGGITFYLFIVLTFTGVLLMFYYHPTKVQAFRDVLYLEHDVPFGKILRNMHRWAAHLMVIAVELHMFRVFLTGSYKKPREFNWNVGVILLVLTLLLSFTGYLLPDDQLGFWAVTVGTNMARATPLLGNEGPFGSQLGMTPYNDVRFGLLGGSIVDANALLRAYIWHCIAIPIIASVFMIVHFWRVRKDGGISGPAPVMLASEADKPRRAQLAAGA from the coding sequence ATGCCCGGCAAGGTCAAGGAGCAGATCGAAAGCGTCAAGGACCCCACCAAGACGCAGGTCTACACCTCGATTTTTCGCCACAAGCACGACGAGACCCCGCGCAACCGCGCTCTCGGCGTGCTCTCTAACGTCTTCCTGCACCTGCACCCGGCCAAGATCAATCGCGACTCCGTGCGCTACCCCTACACCTGGGGCATGGGCGGAATCACCTTTTACCTGTTCATCGTCCTCACCTTCACCGGCGTGCTGCTGATGTTCTATTACCACCCGACCAAGGTGCAGGCCTTCCGCGACGTGCTGTACCTGGAGCACGACGTTCCCTTCGGCAAGATCCTGCGCAACATGCATCGCTGGGCGGCTCACCTAATGGTCATCGCCGTCGAGCTCCACATGTTCCGCGTCTTTCTCACCGGCTCCTACAAAAAGCCGCGCGAGTTCAACTGGAACGTCGGCGTGATCCTGCTCGTGCTCACGCTGCTGCTCTCCTTCACCGGCTACCTGCTGCCCGACGATCAGCTCGGATTCTGGGCCGTCACCGTGGGCACCAACATGGCGCGCGCCACGCCGCTGCTCGGAAACGAAGGACCTTTCGGCTCGCAACTCGGTATGACGCCCTACAACGACGTGCGTTTCGGCTTGTTAGGCGGCTCCATTGTGGACGCCAATGCCCTGCTGCGCGCCTACATCTGGCATTGCATCGCGATTCCGATCATCGCTTCGGTTTTCATGATCGTGCACTTCTGGCGCGTGCGGAAGGATGGTGGCATCTCCGGTCCCGCTCCGGTCATGCTCGCCTCCGAAGCCGACAAGCCGCGCCGGGCGCAGTTGGCGGCAGGAGCTTAG